A portion of the Staphylococcus felis genome contains these proteins:
- a CDS encoding metal ABC transporter ATP-binding protein has translation MLSIDNMNLFLGHKHVLKDITLKLPLDGEIIGIMGPNGSGKSSLIKSIIGEIPAKGQVTLNQKPTHQSLTQITYIPQKSVLDLDFPISVEDLVLSGCYQEIGWFKRVPKPIKVKRDTLLKELELYDLRKRQLNALSGGQLQRVFIARALMSDSVVYLLDEPFVGIDFKSEQIILAKLQQLKQSGKLIVIVHHDLSTAADYFDRILLLNQTVMFLGDAQEALKTENIERVFLNQTSQMPSLSTQRKESTSHVIHSTSV, from the coding sequence ATGTTATCTATAGATAATATGAATTTATTCTTAGGTCATAAACACGTCCTTAAAGACATCACTTTAAAATTGCCTCTTGATGGAGAAATAATAGGCATTATGGGACCAAACGGTAGTGGTAAGTCATCACTTATTAAATCAATTATTGGCGAAATTCCAGCAAAAGGTCAAGTTACATTAAACCAAAAACCTACACATCAGTCACTTACCCAAATCACTTATATTCCACAAAAATCTGTATTGGATTTAGATTTTCCAATAAGTGTAGAGGATTTAGTACTTTCGGGATGTTATCAAGAAATAGGTTGGTTTAAGCGTGTTCCTAAACCAATTAAGGTCAAACGTGACACATTACTAAAAGAGCTTGAATTATATGATTTACGTAAAAGACAATTAAACGCATTAAGTGGCGGACAACTCCAACGTGTGTTTATCGCGCGTGCACTTATGTCAGACAGTGTGGTTTATTTACTTGATGAGCCATTCGTAGGTATTGATTTCAAAAGCGAGCAAATTATATTAGCAAAACTTCAACAACTGAAACAATCTGGAAAACTTATTGTAATCGTACATCACGATCTATCAACGGCAGCCGATTACTTTGATCGCATACTACTCTTAAACCAGACAGTTATGTTTTTAGGGGATGCTCAAGAAGCTTTGAAAACTGAAAATATTGAACGTGTTTTCTTGAACCAAACGTCTCAGATGCCATCGTTATCAACCCAAAGAAAGGAGTCCACATCTCATGTCATTCATTCAACATCTGTTTGA
- the tagD gene encoding glycerol-3-phosphate cytidylyltransferase: MKRVITYGTYDLLHYGHIELLRRAREMGDYLVVALSSDEFNQIKNKKSYYNFEQRKMMLESIRYVDLVIPENDWGQKERDVEKYEIDTFVMGHDWEGEFDFLKDKCEVIYLKRTEGISTTQIKRELYGNDVK, translated from the coding sequence ATGAAGCGTGTCATTACATATGGAACGTATGATCTTTTACACTATGGCCATATTGAATTGTTGCGACGTGCACGAGAAATGGGCGATTATTTAGTTGTTGCACTCTCAAGTGATGAGTTTAATCAAATCAAAAATAAAAAATCATATTATAATTTCGAACAACGAAAAATGATGTTAGAATCCATCCGATATGTCGATTTAGTTATTCCTGAAAATGATTGGGGACAAAAAGAAAGAGACGTTGAGAAATACGAAATAGATACTTTTGTGATGGGACATGACTGGGAAGGTGAATTCGATTTTCTTAAAGATAAATGTGAAGTAATTTACCTTAAACGCACAGAAGGTATTTCGACGACGCAAATTAAGCGCGAATTATATGGAAATGACGTTAAGTAA
- the tagH gene encoding teichoic acids export ABC transporter ATP-binding subunit TagH, producing the protein MNPTVNINEVTKEYRIYRNNKERIKDALFPKNKNKTFYALKDVSLQAYAGDVIGLVGINGSGKSTLSNMIGGSLSPTRGLIERKGDVSVIAINAGLNGNLTGMENIEFKMLCMGFNKHQIKELTPQIVDFSELGEFIYQPVKKYSSGMRSKLGFSISVTIDPEILVIDEALSVGDQTFTQKSLKKIYEFKEAEKTIFFVSHNLRQVKDFCTKIAWIEAGRLKAFGSVEDILPQYETFLKDFKKKSVAEQKAFRRKLDENRFEIKS; encoded by the coding sequence ATGAATCCAACAGTTAATATCAATGAAGTTACTAAAGAATATCGTATTTATCGTAACAATAAAGAACGCATTAAAGATGCTTTATTCCCTAAAAATAAAAATAAAACCTTTTATGCACTCAAAGACGTCTCCCTTCAAGCATATGCAGGTGATGTCATTGGATTAGTGGGGATTAATGGTTCTGGTAAGTCAACGTTAAGTAATATGATTGGTGGTTCATTGTCTCCTACCCGCGGCCTGATTGAGAGAAAAGGTGATGTGAGTGTTATCGCAATCAATGCAGGCTTGAACGGTAATCTAACAGGTATGGAAAATATTGAATTCAAAATGTTATGCATGGGATTCAATAAACACCAAATCAAAGAACTCACTCCCCAAATTGTAGATTTTAGTGAACTGGGTGAGTTTATTTACCAACCAGTCAAAAAATATTCTAGCGGTATGCGCTCAAAATTAGGTTTTTCAATCAGCGTTACGATCGATCCTGAAATCTTAGTCATCGATGAAGCCCTTTCTGTAGGTGACCAAACTTTTACCCAAAAAAGTTTGAAAAAGATTTATGAATTTAAAGAAGCTGAAAAAACTATCTTTTTTGTAAGCCACAACTTAAGACAAGTGAAAGATTTCTGTACTAAAATTGCTTGGATTGAAGCCGGAAGATTAAAAGCATTCGGTTCTGTTGAAGACATCTTGCCTCAATATGAGACATTTCTAAAAGATTTTAAAAAGAAATCTGTAGCTGAACAAAAAGCCTTCCGTCGAAAGCTTGACGAAAATAGATTCGAAATCAAATCCTAA
- a CDS encoding Na+/H+ antiporter subunit G, giving the protein MKMINEVLLLIAALLVFVGSIVSLISAIGLVRFKDVFLRIHAATKSSTAAVLLTLVGVFIYFVIAQGYVSVRTLLALVFINITAPVGGHLISRAAYRTGAYMYQKEMHLENTDLNKEHIDEETKRKIRIEKRKKRRKKIYSRLDQD; this is encoded by the coding sequence ATGAAGATGATTAATGAGGTTCTTTTATTAATTGCGGCGCTTTTAGTATTTGTTGGAAGTATTGTTTCATTAATAAGTGCGATTGGATTGGTGCGATTTAAGGATGTATTTTTGCGGATACATGCTGCGACAAAATCATCGACAGCAGCAGTACTGTTAACACTTGTCGGTGTCTTTATCTATTTTGTGATAGCTCAAGGGTATGTCAGTGTTAGAACATTACTTGCTTTGGTGTTTATTAATATTACAGCACCGGTAGGAGGGCATTTGATTTCAAGAGCGGCCTATCGAACGGGCGCGTATATGTATCAAAAAGAAATGCACCTTGAGAATACAGATTTAAATAAAGAACATATTGATGAAGAAACCAAAAGAAAAATACGTATCGAGAAAAGAAAGAAAAGACGTAAAAAGATATATTCACGTTTAGATCAAGATTAA
- a CDS encoding metal ABC transporter permease has product MSFIQHLFEYQFLSRALLTAMLVGIVCGVMGCLIILRGLSLMGDAMSHAVLPGVAISFFLNIPMFIGALITGMLSSTIIGYISDASKTKKDAAIGITFTTFLALGIVLISLIHSATDLYHILFGNILAITQTAYYTTLTVSIIVVALVLILYRPLKMSTFDPVFSRMSGLNTTFIHYFVMLLLALVIVASVQTVGVILVVALLITPASTAYLITRKLSTMMLVSCVFSMVSSTLGIYISFKFNLPSGAVIVLIAAFIYAIVFIITQIKFIFRKGAY; this is encoded by the coding sequence ATGTCATTCATTCAACATCTGTTTGAGTATCAATTTTTGTCTAGAGCTTTATTGACAGCTATGTTAGTAGGTATTGTTTGCGGTGTAATGGGATGTTTAATCATTTTAAGAGGCTTATCTCTTATGGGAGATGCAATGAGTCATGCTGTATTACCAGGTGTAGCGATATCTTTTTTCCTTAACATTCCTATGTTTATTGGCGCACTAATCACCGGAATGCTAAGCAGTACTATCATTGGTTATATTTCCGATGCATCAAAGACTAAGAAGGATGCGGCTATCGGCATCACTTTTACCACTTTCTTAGCACTGGGTATCGTATTAATTAGCTTAATTCACTCAGCTACTGATTTATATCATATTCTATTTGGTAATATTTTAGCAATTACACAAACTGCTTATTATACTACATTGACTGTAAGCATTATTGTCGTTGCATTAGTACTCATTTTATACCGTCCTTTAAAAATGTCGACATTCGACCCAGTCTTTAGTCGAATGAGCGGTCTCAATACCACATTCATTCATTATTTTGTGATGTTGTTGCTTGCACTCGTTATTGTCGCAAGTGTGCAAACTGTAGGTGTCATATTAGTTGTTGCGCTTTTAATTACACCTGCTTCCACAGCATACCTCATTACGCGAAAGCTCTCGACAATGATGCTTGTTTCATGCGTATTTAGTATGGTGAGTTCTACACTTGGTATTTACATCAGCTTTAAATTCAATCTACCAAGTGGCGCTGTAATTGTACTCATTGCCGCATTTATTTATGCAATTGTATTTATTATTACACAAATTAAATTTATCTTTCGTAAAGGAGCTTATTAA
- the tarB gene encoding teichoic acid glycerol-phosphate primase TarB — protein MIQYLIKAIYIETIRLINILFKKRRIDANHIVALMTFKEDILPIVYELSQKGYQVTVFARPKDFEYLKNRKNIKYYSLSYKNMFRKIDELSMAKIIFIDTYYLLMAGFEKKEGQTVIQTWHAAGALKKFGLEDHALHLKNKKAVDQYKAVYSATDKYLVGGYNMSTCFERSFGAEYNQLLCFGNPRLTTYLKLDLKEHKQKIKKQLGIKNKIAVYLPTYREQRQNNRILDKAAFETALPEYTLLSKYHPTVAPVEQNIKMCTLDLLVVADLIITDYSSLAIEASLIDTPALFYVYDEVEYDKVRGLNQFYYQEIPQNYKVYDERALYQRIQQGHIEPLFKEWHQFNTPESLNQVVNYVQKLVRI, from the coding sequence GTGATCCAATATCTTATTAAAGCGATATACATTGAAACCATTCGATTGATTAATATATTATTCAAAAAAAGGCGTATAGATGCGAATCACATCGTTGCGTTAATGACTTTTAAAGAAGATATACTTCCTATTGTGTATGAATTGAGCCAAAAAGGTTATCAAGTGACTGTATTTGCACGACCTAAAGACTTTGAATACTTGAAGAACAGGAAAAATATTAAGTATTACTCATTATCATATAAGAACATGTTCAGAAAAATAGACGAACTATCTATGGCAAAAATTATTTTTATAGATACGTATTATTTATTAATGGCAGGTTTTGAGAAGAAAGAAGGGCAAACGGTAATACAAACATGGCATGCCGCGGGAGCTTTAAAAAAATTCGGACTTGAAGATCATGCGCTTCATCTGAAAAATAAAAAGGCTGTTGACCAATATAAAGCGGTTTACAGTGCAACAGACAAATATCTTGTCGGCGGTTATAATATGTCAACGTGTTTTGAACGATCGTTTGGTGCGGAATACAACCAATTACTATGTTTTGGTAACCCTAGACTAACAACGTATTTGAAGCTTGATTTGAAAGAGCACAAGCAAAAAATCAAAAAGCAACTTGGAATAAAAAACAAAATTGCAGTTTATTTACCTACCTATCGTGAACAACGTCAAAACAATCGAATTCTTGATAAGGCTGCTTTTGAAACGGCACTGCCTGAATATACATTATTAAGTAAGTACCATCCAACTGTAGCGCCAGTAGAACAAAATATCAAAATGTGTACTTTGGATTTGCTAGTAGTAGCAGATTTGATTATTACTGATTACAGTTCGCTTGCAATTGAGGCAAGCCTTATTGATACACCAGCGTTATTTTATGTCTATGATGAGGTTGAATACGATAAGGTTCGAGGTTTGAATCAGTTTTATTATCAAGAAATTCCTCAAAATTATAAAGTGTATGATGAACGCGCTTTATATCAACGCATTCAGCAAGGGCATATAGAACCGCTTTTCAAAGAATGGCATCAATTTAATACGCCTGAAAGTTTAAATCAGGTAGTTAATTATGTCCAAAAGCTTGTGCGAATTTAG
- the tarA gene encoding N-acetylglucosaminyldiphosphoundecaprenol N-acetyl-beta-D-mannosaminyltransferase TarA — MAKLMPSLNRDSIVTTKDTDNEQGYIVLREKEQVNVLNVMFDNVRLNDMYRNIIQYLNTDTKHNLFVVTANPEIVHYAFENPQYQKIINSADYVIPDGTGIIKAARMLDTPLQERLPGIELMDACLDIANIKHKKVFLLGATSPIVEKAARKIKQKYPNLEIQTHHGFIEMNDATVTEQIRRFNPDFIFVGMGYPKQEQWIQHHRHHFDHTMMMGVGGSIDVFSGEVKRAPYFWRTLNLEWAYRCIKDMKRIHRIKRIPKFLWEVYKQALRGS; from the coding sequence ATGGCTAAGTTAATGCCTAGTTTAAATCGTGATAGCATCGTCACAACGAAAGATACGGATAATGAACAAGGATACATTGTATTGAGAGAAAAAGAACAAGTCAATGTTTTGAACGTTATGTTTGATAATGTAAGACTCAATGATATGTATCGTAATATCATTCAATATTTGAATACAGATACAAAACATAATTTGTTTGTTGTTACGGCCAATCCAGAAATTGTACACTATGCCTTTGAAAACCCACAATACCAAAAAATAATCAACAGTGCAGACTATGTTATTCCAGATGGGACAGGTATCATTAAAGCAGCGCGGATGTTGGATACGCCTTTACAAGAACGTTTACCTGGTATTGAATTGATGGATGCCTGTTTGGATATTGCCAATATTAAGCATAAAAAAGTATTTTTGCTTGGTGCTACTTCTCCAATAGTGGAAAAAGCAGCACGAAAAATTAAGCAAAAATATCCTAATTTAGAAATACAAACCCATCATGGATTTATAGAGATGAATGATGCAACTGTCACTGAGCAAATTCGTCGTTTCAACCCGGACTTTATTTTTGTGGGCATGGGTTATCCTAAGCAAGAACAATGGATTCAACATCATAGACATCACTTTGATCACACGATGATGATGGGTGTTGGGGGTTCGATAGATGTCTTTAGTGGCGAGGTTAAACGCGCACCTTATTTTTGGAGAACGTTGAACTTAGAGTGGGCTTATCGATGTATTAAAGATATGAAAAGGATACATCGAATTAAACGTATTCCTAAATTTTTATGGGAAGTTTATAAGCAAGCTTTAAGAGGGAGCTAG
- a CDS encoding M50 family metallopeptidase, with amino-acid sequence MHYWIASPLPISLYLLCLITFIYLVCHYYQHKFPFSVLDIALNYIPVLTHEFGHVFFNRISGGRVVDLVIVATRRERNATGQQGYAVTQSKSRLSQIFTTIGGYIMPPLMLVIGIMLQHKGQGAVFIIIYIFIFIYYTLVTSRKLIPISIIAFLCFISYLGIHSENLSNYSFMYMLVYHFLLGTLLGEIIQSSMTIFKLTFSSPKPNWDGTALSHLTRFPTFLFSSFWILINGLSLYYAIHQYFII; translated from the coding sequence ATGCATTATTGGATTGCATCACCATTACCAATTTCACTTTATTTATTATGCTTGATTACATTCATATATTTAGTTTGTCATTATTATCAACATAAATTTCCATTTTCAGTTTTAGACATTGCTTTAAATTATATCCCCGTCTTGACGCATGAGTTTGGTCATGTGTTTTTTAACCGTATTAGCGGTGGTCGTGTTGTTGATCTAGTCATTGTTGCTACACGTAGAGAACGCAATGCAACTGGCCAACAAGGGTATGCAGTAACACAAAGTAAAAGTCGCTTAAGTCAAATTTTCACAACAATCGGCGGCTATATTATGCCTCCCCTTATGTTAGTGATTGGTATTATGCTTCAACATAAAGGTCAAGGTGCTGTATTTATCATTATCTATATATTTATTTTTATATATTATACGTTAGTCACTTCCCGAAAGCTTATCCCTATTTCTATTATTGCTTTTTTATGTTTCATTAGTTATCTAGGAATTCACTCTGAGAATCTAAGCAACTATTCATTTATGTATATGCTAGTCTATCATTTTTTATTAGGAACACTATTAGGTGAAATCATACAGTCTAGTATGACGATATTTAAATTAACGTTTTCATCTCCTAAACCTAATTGGGACGGAACAGCTTTGAGCCATCTCACTCGTTTTCCGACTTTTTTGTTCTCTAGCTTTTGGATTTTAATTAATGGTTTAAGTTTATACTACGCAATACATCAATATTTCATTATATAA
- a CDS encoding monovalent cation/H+ antiporter complex subunit F, with amino-acid sequence MMTVVTHYLLSAALIIFAISLVVVLFRLIKGPTTADRVVAFDAMSAILMCTVGALSLVFETFSFLDSVLLIAIISFLSSVTISRFIEGGRVFYEDD; translated from the coding sequence ATGATGACAGTCGTAACGCATTATTTATTGTCAGCGGCATTGATTATATTTGCAATATCGTTAGTCGTCGTATTATTTCGTTTGATTAAAGGGCCTACTACTGCTGATCGTGTTGTCGCTTTTGATGCAATGAGTGCTATATTGATGTGTACGGTAGGGGCATTGAGTTTAGTTTTTGAAACATTTTCATTTCTAGATTCTGTTTTGCTGATTGCTATTATTTCATTTTTAAGTTCTGTCACGATATCGCGTTTTATTGAGGGAGGCCGTGTCTTTTATGAAGATGATTAA
- a CDS encoding metal-dependent transcriptional regulator, whose amino-acid sequence MLTEEKEDYLKTILSHNGTHFYVSNKTISQFLNIKPPSVSEMLGRLEKEGYVETKPYKGVKLTKKGLTHTLDIIKRHRLIELFLIEVLNYTWEEVHAEAEVLEHRVSSLFVERLDQLLERPKTCPHGGVIPRNNQYEEIHRTPILEFETGTRVVIRRVRDKTELLVYLSSKSIKIGDEVTISKKDDINQMIELKNDTDTIILSYQNANYIFAERIE is encoded by the coding sequence ATGCTAACTGAGGAAAAAGAAGATTATCTCAAAACAATACTGAGTCATAATGGTACACATTTCTATGTTTCAAATAAAACAATTTCACAATTTTTAAATATAAAGCCACCTTCTGTAAGTGAGATGTTAGGGCGATTAGAAAAAGAGGGATATGTTGAGACCAAACCATATAAAGGTGTTAAATTGACAAAAAAAGGTCTGACACACACATTAGATATTATTAAGCGACATCGTCTTATTGAACTCTTTTTAATTGAAGTACTAAATTACACATGGGAAGAAGTTCATGCTGAAGCAGAAGTATTAGAGCACCGTGTGTCAAGCTTGTTTGTTGAACGACTTGATCAATTGTTGGAACGTCCTAAGACATGTCCGCATGGGGGTGTTATTCCTCGAAATAATCAATATGAGGAAATTCATCGAACGCCAATACTAGAATTTGAGACAGGTACACGTGTAGTGATACGTCGTGTGCGTGATAAAACGGAATTACTCGTCTATTTATCTAGTAAATCTATCAAAATTGGTGACGAAGTGACTATCTCTAAAAAAGATGACATCAATCAAATGATCGAACTTAAAAATGATACAGATACGATTATTTTAAGTTATCAAAATGCAAATTATATTTTTGCTGAACGAATCGAGTAG
- the pbp4 gene encoding penicillin-binding protein PBP4, translating to MKKVLLAIVVVFFATAIITPFAKAYTLTPVQIAQQYGYPVDERYQPEGLINMSETGQILYDYKSHTKWDPASMTKLMTMYLTLKAVKSGDLSLDDQIPITQEHYRMSTLPELSDTKLYPGETYTVAELLQIAVSASSNSAALILAKEVSGNTSDFVDLMNQTAKELNMKDTHYVNPTGAENRLLQDFVPKRYQNESAAVTTPHDYAILAQHAVQDTPKILHFTKQIAPTQHGVTYYTFNDLLEGGNMSLEGTDGLKTGSSDLADYNNSLTTKRGKFRIIHIIMGAGDYVNLGGEKQRNMMSASTINNVFQYYEYKKVLSKGVQTINGKKYYINDDLYDVVPKGFKDYHFTIERGHVHIDYDRQFINDHYGPPSVKIERPFIHDTKSVVITSWKEHPVLTTIGLGLIVVIFSMLFYSLLNSSRRH from the coding sequence ATGAAAAAAGTATTATTAGCTATTGTTGTAGTATTCTTCGCTACAGCAATTATAACACCTTTTGCTAAAGCATACACACTGACACCGGTTCAAATTGCACAACAATATGGATATCCCGTTGATGAGCGCTATCAACCAGAAGGATTAATTAATATGAGTGAAACTGGACAAATTTTATATGATTATAAGAGTCATACAAAATGGGATCCTGCATCTATGACTAAATTAATGACCATGTATTTAACGTTAAAAGCTGTTAAATCTGGTGACCTATCACTCGATGACCAAATACCTATTACACAAGAACATTATCGTATGTCGACCTTACCGGAACTGAGCGATACTAAACTTTATCCTGGTGAAACTTATACTGTTGCTGAACTATTACAAATCGCTGTATCTGCATCAAGCAATTCTGCAGCACTTATCTTAGCCAAGGAAGTATCAGGTAATACGTCTGACTTTGTTGATCTAATGAATCAAACTGCAAAAGAACTCAATATGAAAGATACACATTATGTGAATCCTACCGGCGCTGAAAACCGTCTCCTTCAAGATTTCGTACCTAAACGATATCAAAATGAATCCGCTGCAGTCACGACACCACATGATTATGCTATTTTAGCCCAACATGCTGTTCAAGATACACCAAAGATTTTACATTTCACAAAACAAATCGCACCGACACAACACGGCGTTACATATTATACTTTCAATGATTTATTAGAAGGGGGCAATATGAGCCTAGAAGGTACTGATGGTTTAAAAACAGGCTCGAGCGACTTAGCAGATTACAATAACAGTTTAACCACAAAGCGAGGGAAGTTTCGTATCATCCATATTATCATGGGTGCTGGTGACTATGTCAATTTAGGTGGCGAAAAGCAAAGAAATATGATGAGTGCTAGTACAATCAATAATGTATTTCAATATTACGAGTACAAAAAAGTATTATCTAAAGGCGTTCAAACAATTAATGGTAAAAAATATTATATTAACGATGATCTCTATGATGTTGTCCCTAAAGGATTCAAAGATTACCATTTTACGATTGAAAGAGGACATGTTCATATAGACTACGATAGACAATTTATCAATGACCATTACGGCCCACCTTCTGTTAAAATTGAACGTCCATTCATTCATGATACTAAATCAGTAGTTATCACAAGCTGGAAGGAACACCCCGTTCTTACAACAATTGGCCTTGGTTTAATTGTAGTTATTTTTTCAATGCTATTCTATTCATTGTTGAATTCATCGAGAAGGCATTAA
- a CDS encoding ABC transporter permease: MKSIMTVLTEHVKSFYLIQRLAQFQLKITNHNNYLGLAWEIINPIIQIMVYWFVFGFGIRSNTPVEGIPFIYWLLVGISMWFFINQGILEGTKSITMKYGQVAKMNFPLSIIPTYIVTSKLYGHLVLVGAIILLCTLFGIMPSVHIIQLVLYVPFAFIFTASVTLLTSTLGVLVRDTQMAMQALLRVLFYMSPILWNPPEGSLAEKVLMFNPIYFIAESYRAAILFKEWYFIEHWELALYNVAVVILFFVVGSMLHMRYRDHFADFM, translated from the coding sequence ATGAAATCTATTATGACCGTGTTGACTGAACACGTCAAAAGTTTTTATTTAATTCAACGATTAGCACAGTTCCAATTAAAAATCACAAACCATAATAATTATTTAGGATTGGCATGGGAGATTATTAATCCGATTATTCAAATCATGGTTTATTGGTTTGTGTTTGGGTTTGGAATCCGTAGCAATACACCGGTTGAGGGTATACCTTTTATTTATTGGTTACTAGTAGGTATAAGCATGTGGTTCTTTATTAACCAAGGTATTTTAGAAGGTACAAAGTCGATTACAATGAAATACGGACAAGTGGCTAAGATGAATTTTCCACTTTCAATTATTCCGACATACATTGTTACGAGTAAACTCTATGGGCATCTCGTACTTGTAGGAGCAATCATTTTACTATGTACCCTCTTTGGGATTATGCCATCTGTTCATATTATACAATTAGTTTTATATGTTCCATTTGCATTTATATTTACAGCATCAGTGACTTTACTGACGTCCACATTAGGTGTGTTAGTTAGAGATACGCAAATGGCTATGCAAGCTTTATTAAGGGTTCTTTTCTACATGTCGCCTATTCTTTGGAATCCTCCAGAAGGGTCACTTGCAGAAAAGGTTTTAATGTTTAATCCTATTTACTTTATTGCAGAAAGTTATCGGGCAGCAATATTATTTAAAGAATGGTATTTTATAGAGCATTGGGAACTTGCGCTATATAACGTAGCAGTTGTTATTCTATTTTTTGTGGTTGGATCGATGTTGCATATGCGCTACAGAGATCACTTTGCAGATTTTATGTAA
- the mntC gene encoding manganese ABC transporter substrate-binding lipoprotein MntC: protein MKRILAILSILIILSGCGLNSNNDKNEKLKIVTTNSILYDMTKNITGDHAEVHSIVPIGQDPHEYEIKPQDVKALTDADLIIYNGFNLETGNGWFNKALEQAGKSLDDKSVIQASKDVTPIYLKNSEKSSKNIDPHAWLSLDNGIQYVKNIKTAVESKDDAHRKDYENNGQKYLSKLEELNKDSKDRFNDIPKSQRAMITSEGAFKYFAKQYDVTPGYIWEINTENQGTPEQMKQAIDFVNQHHIKNLLLETSVSDKSMKSLGEETGASIYGHVYTDSIGKKGSDGDSYYNMMKSNIDTIHGSMK from the coding sequence ATGAAACGAATTTTAGCGATACTTTCTATTTTAATTATTTTATCAGGTTGTGGTCTTAATTCGAACAACGATAAAAATGAGAAACTCAAAATTGTAACTACGAACTCTATTTTATATGATATGACTAAAAATATTACTGGTGATCATGCTGAAGTCCATAGTATTGTACCAATCGGACAAGATCCACATGAATATGAAATTAAACCTCAAGATGTCAAAGCATTAACAGACGCAGACTTAATCATATATAATGGTTTCAACTTAGAAACAGGAAACGGTTGGTTTAATAAAGCATTAGAGCAAGCTGGCAAATCTTTAGATGATAAATCTGTTATCCAAGCTTCTAAAGATGTGACACCTATATACTTAAAAAATAGTGAAAAATCATCTAAAAACATTGACCCACACGCTTGGTTAAGTTTAGACAATGGTATTCAATATGTTAAAAACATCAAAACAGCTGTTGAGTCAAAAGATGATGCACACCGAAAAGATTATGAGAACAACGGACAAAAATACTTAAGCAAGCTTGAAGAATTAAACAAAGATAGTAAAGACCGCTTCAATGATATACCAAAATCTCAACGCGCTATGATTACAAGTGAAGGTGCTTTCAAATACTTTGCAAAACAATATGATGTAACTCCTGGATATATTTGGGAAATCAACACTGAAAACCAAGGTACACCTGAACAAATGAAACAAGCTATCGACTTCGTTAATCAGCACCATATCAAAAATCTTTTACTCGAAACGAGTGTTAGTGATAAGAGTATGAAGAGTCTTGGAGAAGAAACAGGCGCTTCTATTTATGGTCATGTTTATACAGATTCGATTGGTAAAAAAGGTAGCGATGGTGATTCATACTATAATATGATGAAATCAAATATCGATACGATTCATGGAAGCATGAAATAA